The Stratiformator vulcanicus genome has a segment encoding these proteins:
- a CDS encoding VOC family protein: protein MRVQQIDHVTLVVKDLEASRQFYVDTLGMEVVPRPNFDFAGSWFRAGETLIHLILESERSGPAGVNEDGRNKNSRCTHLAFSVPDAREAASELEAAGVPFLDPPKLRPDGACQVFVTDPDGHVVELCSG, encoded by the coding sequence ATGCGAGTGCAGCAAATCGATCACGTCACCCTCGTGGTGAAAGACCTGGAAGCGAGTCGGCAGTTTTATGTCGATACGCTCGGGATGGAGGTCGTCCCACGCCCCAACTTTGATTTTGCCGGAAGCTGGTTTCGTGCCGGGGAAACGCTGATCCACCTGATCTTGGAGTCAGAACGATCTGGACCCGCCGGTGTGAATGAAGATGGCCGCAACAAGAACAGCCGCTGCACTCATCTTGCCTTCAGCGTCCCCGATGCCCGAGAGGCGGCGTCCGAACTCGAAGCCGCCGGCGTCCCGTTTCTCGATCCCCCCAAACTCCGGCCTGACGGAGCCTGTCAGGTCTTCGTCACCGACCCCGACGGGCACGTGGTGGAGTTGTGCTCGGGATAA
- a CDS encoding sulfatase family protein produces MTLRLCSLLLFGLSLASPAIAAERPNIFFMIADDWSREHAGVYGCDWVKTPHFDRVANEGVRFEHCYTSNPKCSPCRASILTGRNTWQLEEACNHFGKFEKKWSVYTEILTEAGYHVGYTGKGWGPGKAIGFETTPAGKPYQRQKLSPPHEEMSRIDYAANFATFLEEREGGQPFCFWLGTYEPHRSYEEGAGRRSGRNPKDVVIPPYFPDSSVIRSDFLDYAIEVEWFDSVLGDALGILERSGEMENTLIVVTSDHGCPFPRVKGQIYEDGYRLPLAVMWKDKVTGGRVVEDFINVRDFMPTYLELAGVEVPETVTGRSFVDILESKKSGWIDESRDVMLVGKERHDLGRPHDWGYPTRGIRTRDYLYLRNYEPDRWPACNPETNYPNCDWSPTMQSLIRNYNKYYQLSFGKRPAEELYDINQDPRCVDNLTEKAELANTKAKLGSRMEEMLRDEGDPRMLGRGWIFDTYEYVGSHRHSYGTWLENHGASKE; encoded by the coding sequence ATGACGCTCCGGCTCTGTTCGCTGCTATTGTTCGGGCTGTCTTTGGCCTCGCCTGCGATCGCTGCCGAGCGGCCAAACATCTTCTTTATGATCGCCGACGATTGGTCGCGGGAGCACGCGGGAGTCTACGGCTGCGACTGGGTGAAGACACCCCATTTCGACCGCGTCGCCAATGAGGGTGTTCGGTTCGAACACTGCTACACCTCGAACCCCAAATGCTCGCCCTGTCGGGCATCGATCCTGACGGGGCGGAACACCTGGCAGTTGGAGGAAGCCTGCAATCACTTCGGCAAGTTCGAAAAGAAGTGGTCCGTTTACACCGAGATATTGACCGAGGCCGGCTATCACGTCGGATACACCGGCAAGGGCTGGGGACCGGGCAAAGCGATCGGGTTCGAGACGACGCCCGCCGGAAAGCCCTATCAGAGGCAAAAACTCTCTCCGCCGCATGAGGAGATGAGTCGGATCGACTACGCGGCTAACTTCGCGACATTTCTTGAAGAACGTGAGGGCGGGCAGCCCTTCTGCTTCTGGTTGGGCACCTACGAGCCGCATCGCAGTTATGAAGAGGGGGCGGGACGCCGATCGGGCAGAAATCCAAAGGATGTTGTGATTCCGCCTTATTTCCCCGACAGCAGCGTCATCCGCAGCGACTTTCTCGACTACGCGATCGAAGTCGAGTGGTTCGACTCCGTTCTGGGCGACGCGCTCGGCATCCTCGAACGTTCCGGAGAAATGGAGAACACGCTGATCGTGGTCACGAGCGATCACGGTTGCCCCTTCCCGCGGGTGAAAGGGCAGATTTACGAAGATGGCTACCGCCTGCCGCTCGCCGTGATGTGGAAAGACAAAGTTACCGGCGGCCGTGTCGTCGAAGACTTCATCAACGTCCGCGACTTCATGCCGACCTACCTCGAATTGGCAGGGGTTGAGGTTCCCGAAACCGTCACCGGGCGAAGTTTCGTCGATATTCTGGAGAGTAAAAAGTCGGGCTGGATCGACGAGTCACGCGACGTGATGCTCGTCGGCAAGGAACGGCACGACCTCGGTCGGCCTCACGACTGGGGGTATCCGACGCGGGGCATTCGCACGCGGGACTACCTCTACCTCCGCAACTACGAACCCGATCGCTGGCCGGCCTGTAATCCCGAAACGAATTACCCGAATTGCGATTGGTCACCGACGATGCAATCGCTGATCCGCAACTACAATAAATACTATCAACTTTCCTTCGGCAAACGTCCGGCGGAGGAGTTGTACGACATCAACCAAGACCCGCGGTGCGTAGACAATCTGACCGAAAAGGCCGAATTGGCCAATACGAAAGCGAAGCTGGGCAGCCGAATGGAAGAGATGCTTCGTGACGAAGGCGACCCCCGGATGCTCGGCCGCGGCTGGATATTCGACACCTACGAATACGTCGGCAGCCACCGGCACTCATACGGGACATGGTTGGAGAATCACGGGGCGTCGAAAGAGTGA
- a CDS encoding ASCH domain-containing protein codes for MPSHSPDPTVPALGVRQPWAELLVRGEKSLEIRSQPTRMRGLIYIYAAQKIATIPAAKEAARTRRIDVSALTLGRIVGTVRLVGCRPAAVEDAPAACVSPTLLAGKYAWEVADPVSLDEPLKVRFLPYGVWFYPFRPRGG; via the coding sequence GTGCCGAGTCATTCTCCGGACCCGACTGTTCCCGCGCTCGGGGTTCGGCAACCTTGGGCGGAGCTGCTCGTCCGGGGCGAGAAATCGTTGGAGATTCGGTCGCAACCGACGCGGATGCGTGGGCTGATTTATATCTACGCCGCGCAGAAGATTGCGACGATTCCCGCCGCCAAGGAGGCTGCCCGGACCCGACGGATCGATGTCTCCGCACTGACCCTCGGGCGAATTGTGGGGACGGTACGCTTGGTCGGTTGCCGACCCGCTGCGGTCGAGGATGCGCCGGCGGCCTGTGTCTCGCCGACCTTGTTGGCTGGGAAGTATGCCTGGGAAGTGGCTGATCCGGTGTCGCTCGACGAGCCGTTGAAGGTCCGCTTCCTGCCGTACGGTGTCTGGTTCTATCCGTTCCGCCCGCGCGGCGGTTGA
- a CDS encoding SpoIIE family protein phosphatase produces MVDTLTRRKSDGYTVESASVALLERGGRDESALPSLWNLVVPYLVVDQGATPGHIFELDRETTIIGRHPTCDIVVENAAVSRQHAAVAETHGEFHVEDLRSRNKTFVNGCLLEGTAALEDNDLIQISDHLFRYRVAKPATGDAADTDPNLNARGQIFSLDEDTLDEGPTHFESSSVLGTLNLSDPQAVRRADPEQKLQAVLDIGRSLGNSLDLSELLASALDCLFRVFPEADHGFVLLTETDQHKIRVHAAKSRDGSEADPREHVSMTVVKRTLSTGDAVLSADVADDTRFQKSESIGELQLRSILCVPLTDPNGSTFGVVQLDTSQIERQFGSEDLDTLASVASQIGLAVQNARLHKEMLTQRDMQRDLEFAMQVQLGFLPSTRPNTDGYEFYDYYEAAKRVGGDYFDYILLPGNRIAVTIGDVAGKGMPAALLMARLFSSARYHLLTKPTVESALTELNQEIAASRLGHRFITCLFAIVDQTANTITVASAGHPGSLIRSTGGQVESFPVKSRGLPIGISLDQTFESVTRPLDVGDTFVIFTDGITEAMDPENDLYGTDRLSAYISSGPESIADLIEGIVQDVDKFAKGQGQRDDMCLVGFRRIQ; encoded by the coding sequence TTGGTCGACACGTTGACCCGGCGAAAATCAGACGGTTACACTGTCGAGTCGGCGTCCGTCGCTTTGCTGGAGCGCGGCGGACGCGATGAATCGGCTCTGCCGTCATTGTGGAACCTCGTTGTGCCGTATCTGGTTGTTGATCAGGGGGCGACCCCGGGACATATCTTCGAACTCGATCGTGAGACGACGATCATTGGTCGTCATCCGACTTGCGATATCGTCGTTGAGAATGCCGCCGTCAGTCGGCAGCACGCCGCCGTCGCCGAAACGCACGGCGAATTTCATGTCGAGGACCTTCGCAGCCGGAATAAGACGTTCGTCAACGGCTGCCTGCTCGAAGGCACAGCGGCCCTCGAAGACAATGATCTGATTCAGATCTCCGACCACCTGTTCCGCTACCGCGTGGCGAAGCCGGCGACGGGCGACGCGGCTGACACGGACCCGAATCTCAATGCTCGCGGGCAGATCTTCTCGCTCGACGAAGACACCCTCGACGAAGGTCCGACACATTTCGAATCGTCTTCGGTCCTCGGCACGCTCAATCTGAGCGATCCGCAGGCCGTCAGGCGTGCCGATCCAGAGCAGAAACTGCAAGCCGTCCTCGACATCGGACGGTCGCTCGGCAATTCCCTCGACCTCAGCGAATTATTGGCGTCGGCACTCGATTGCCTCTTCCGCGTCTTCCCGGAGGCCGATCACGGATTCGTTCTGCTGACGGAGACCGATCAGCACAAAATTCGTGTCCATGCCGCGAAATCACGCGACGGCAGCGAAGCCGATCCGCGTGAGCACGTCAGCATGACCGTTGTGAAGCGAACATTGTCGACCGGTGACGCGGTCCTCAGCGCCGACGTGGCCGACGACACGCGGTTTCAAAAGAGCGAGAGCATCGGCGAGTTGCAGTTGCGATCGATCCTCTGTGTGCCGTTGACCGATCCGAACGGATCGACGTTCGGCGTCGTCCAACTCGATACCTCTCAGATCGAACGGCAATTCGGGTCCGAAGACCTCGACACACTCGCCTCGGTCGCCTCGCAGATCGGATTGGCCGTCCAGAACGCGCGGCTGCACAAAGAAATGCTCACGCAGCGTGACATGCAGCGCGACCTTGAGTTCGCAATGCAGGTGCAGCTCGGCTTCCTGCCGAGCACGCGGCCGAACACGGACGGCTATGAATTTTATGACTATTATGAAGCCGCGAAGCGGGTCGGCGGCGACTACTTCGATTACATCCTTCTGCCGGGAAACCGCATCGCCGTCACGATCGGCGATGTAGCCGGCAAGGGAATGCCCGCGGCCTTATTAATGGCCCGGTTGTTCTCATCGGCCCGGTACCACCTGTTGACGAAGCCAACGGTCGAGAGCGCGCTGACCGAGTTGAATCAGGAAATCGCGGCCAGCCGTTTAGGGCATCGCTTCATCACGTGTCTGTTCGCAATTGTTGACCAAACCGCAAATACGATTACAGTCGCCAGCGCCGGGCATCCTGGAAGTCTGATCCGCAGCACCGGCGGCCAAGTCGAAAGTTTTCCTGTGAAATCTCGCGGCTTGCCGATCGGCATTTCTTTGGATCAAACATTCGAGTCGGTCACTCGACCGCTCGACGTCGGCGACACCTTCGTCATCTTTACCGACGGCATTACCGAAGCGATGGATCCCGAGAACGACCTGTATGGAACCGACCGCCTCTCCGCCTACATATCGAGCGGTCCGGAGTCGATTGCCGACCTGATCGAAGGAATCGTCCAGGACGTCGACAAGTTCGCCAAAGGGCAGGGCCAGCGCGACGATATGTGCCTGGTCGGATTTCGAAGAATTCAATAA
- a CDS encoding mercuric reductase encodes MTSGITALEPLIDHNLRLQANVRPETWENPTPQGRYNMVVIGAGTAGLVTAAGAAGLGAKVALIEKSLLGGDCLNVGCVPSKALLSAAHAAARRRRAVDGIVANGQELIVDFPAVMQRMRRLRADISPNDSAERFRSLGVDVYLGEAKFVAEDAVEVEGTRLEFSKACIATGGRAAAPPIDGLVDADYLTNETVFSLTELPRRLVVLGGGPIGCELAQCFARFGSDVTLIERSAHVLARESSEAAAVVQNALIEDGVDLKLNSSVQRVESRGGETIVWYQSNGDEKSIQADRLLIAVGRVPNIDLNLNAAGVEFDERQGIQVSDRLQTSNSRIYAAGDVASKYKFTHAADFLARTVIRNAFFWGRGKASALTIPHATYTSPELAHVGLTESEAVENGPAIRTFRQEFSDIDRAIVEEETAGFVQVHVKKGTDKIVGATVVGEHAGELISQFSLAMTSGIGLGQFAATIYPYPTRAEAVRKLGDQYQKSKLTPFTAKLLKAMIQFTSSK; translated from the coding sequence ATGACATCTGGAATCACGGCGTTGGAGCCATTGATCGACCATAATCTTCGATTGCAGGCAAACGTCCGACCGGAGACTTGGGAAAACCCCACGCCGCAGGGCCGGTACAACATGGTCGTCATCGGTGCCGGAACGGCCGGCTTGGTCACCGCAGCGGGAGCCGCGGGCTTGGGCGCGAAAGTCGCACTCATCGAGAAATCGCTGTTGGGTGGCGACTGCCTGAACGTCGGATGTGTTCCCAGCAAGGCGCTCCTTTCAGCAGCACACGCGGCCGCCCGGCGCCGTCGAGCGGTCGACGGTATTGTCGCAAATGGGCAAGAACTCATCGTCGATTTTCCGGCGGTGATGCAGCGGATGCGGCGGTTGCGGGCCGATATCAGCCCCAACGATTCGGCCGAGCGATTTCGATCGCTCGGAGTCGACGTTTACCTTGGCGAGGCGAAGTTCGTTGCCGAAGATGCTGTGGAAGTCGAGGGAACCAGACTCGAGTTTTCCAAGGCATGCATCGCCACCGGCGGTCGCGCGGCGGCCCCACCAATCGACGGCTTGGTGGATGCGGACTACCTCACTAATGAAACGGTATTCTCGTTGACCGAACTACCACGGCGGCTCGTCGTCTTGGGAGGCGGGCCTATTGGGTGTGAATTAGCGCAGTGCTTCGCACGATTTGGTAGCGACGTGACTCTAATTGAGCGCTCCGCACATGTGCTGGCGCGGGAGAGTTCCGAGGCCGCCGCCGTCGTACAAAATGCTTTGATTGAAGACGGGGTCGACCTGAAACTAAATAGCTCCGTTCAACGGGTCGAGTCGCGCGGCGGAGAAACGATTGTGTGGTATCAGTCGAACGGGGATGAGAAATCAATTCAGGCGGACCGGCTATTGATTGCGGTGGGCCGGGTGCCGAATATCGATCTAAATCTTAATGCGGCGGGTGTCGAATTTGACGAGCGTCAGGGCATTCAGGTTAGTGACCGATTGCAAACCTCAAACTCCCGAATCTATGCCGCCGGCGATGTCGCATCAAAATATAAATTTACCCATGCCGCTGACTTCCTCGCCCGCACGGTCATCAGAAATGCTTTCTTTTGGGGGCGGGGGAAAGCCTCTGCGCTAACCATTCCGCACGCCACATATACGTCACCGGAATTGGCTCATGTCGGGCTGACCGAAAGCGAAGCAGTCGAGAACGGCCCGGCGATTCGGACGTTTCGCCAGGAATTTAGCGATATCGACCGTGCCATTGTTGAAGAAGAGACCGCCGGGTTTGTCCAGGTCCATGTCAAAAAAGGAACGGACAAAATTGTCGGAGCGACGGTCGTCGGCGAGCACGCCGGAGAATTGATTTCTCAATTCAGTCTCGCAATGACATCCGGGATCGGCCTCGGTCAGTTCGCGGCAACGATCTACCCCTACCCGACCCGCGCTGAAGCCGTCCGTAAATTAGGGGATCAATATCAAAAGAGTAAACTGACGCCGTTCACTGCCAAGCTGCTCAAAGCGATGATTCAATTCACCAGCTCGAAATGA
- a CDS encoding TVP38/TMEM64 family protein gives MVDDQAGSQSHTEDVSKERSNVTLWKRVLIIAVLAVTVGGLYLAFGDLFKLSALAGYESTFLDFGRRNLAAMIAIAFAAYVVITAASLPAAGAVTLLYGWLFARLMPGGLGVVTAVILVSFASTAGATISFLISRYLLRETIRDRFPRYAERFDRAFRDEGAFYLFTLRLIPAVPFFVINAVMGLTPIRVLTFWWVSQLGMLPGTVVYILAGAQVPTLEVLAQRGISSVLTWPTLIAFAALGLFPLFARFIIKKLAPDVAKRASEAPDASHESTRKDANRE, from the coding sequence ATGGTCGATGATCAAGCAGGGAGTCAATCCCATACCGAAGATGTTTCGAAAGAACGTTCAAACGTAACGCTCTGGAAGCGGGTACTCATTATTGCCGTTCTGGCCGTCACAGTTGGCGGACTCTACCTCGCGTTCGGCGACTTGTTCAAACTTTCGGCATTAGCGGGGTATGAGTCGACGTTTCTCGATTTCGGTCGACGAAATCTTGCGGCAATGATCGCGATTGCATTCGCCGCCTATGTCGTGATCACCGCGGCGTCGCTGCCGGCCGCGGGGGCCGTGACACTGCTTTACGGCTGGCTCTTTGCCCGGCTCATGCCCGGCGGGCTTGGGGTTGTGACGGCAGTGATTCTGGTCAGCTTCGCATCGACGGCCGGGGCTACCATCTCGTTTCTAATCAGCCGATATTTATTGCGTGAGACGATACGGGATCGTTTTCCTCGCTATGCGGAGCGCTTCGATCGGGCGTTTCGAGATGAAGGTGCGTTTTACCTGTTCACGCTGAGATTAATCCCCGCGGTCCCGTTTTTTGTGATCAATGCGGTCATGGGTTTGACGCCGATCCGCGTCTTGACATTCTGGTGGGTCAGCCAGTTAGGGATGCTGCCGGGGACGGTCGTTTATATTCTGGCAGGGGCGCAGGTTCCCACGCTGGAAGTATTGGCCCAACGGGGCATTTCGAGTGTGCTCACCTGGCCGACTTTAATCGCGTTTGCGGCCCTCGGCCTGTTTCCCCTATTCGCTCGGTTTATAATTAAGAAACTTGCCCCAGACGTTGCCAAACGTGCTTCGGAAGCACCCGATGCGTCGCATGAATCGACGAGAAAAGACGCTAACAGAGAGTGA
- a CDS encoding TVP38/TMEM64 family protein → MSYGSSRSDGGRQRSNPRGAAVRRAVKEKPPTLKVSSPTTLLIQAVILLLLYAGVALIYWNGQALLPTDRLPAHDAKITDLQQQMEAAAARERARLSPDAEAKARGEVTRINSEITQASEARAADLAELREREASYVAYGHADGFRLLCICFGLSLMAAAIGLPVRLTLVAAYGYLFHQVYDDSGVIYAVLCAAAGEAIGAMMQYWFVHWFLRDMVKRVNPSRVKAIDTIFGSEAAFVLFSLRLIPGMPYLITNLVIGLSPIRTITFTLVSVLGLLPIYLIYASAGADLTSLETLLLNGPGESVESVALWGSLAVVGMVPLVIRLLTNKEIRGGFSQLKELADDSGAPTIADARKDISELEDDAPGSRKSVRAGASGRRRRR, encoded by the coding sequence ATGTCATACGGAAGTTCTCGGTCGGACGGCGGCCGTCAGCGGTCGAACCCTCGCGGCGCCGCTGTTCGCCGTGCGGTGAAAGAAAAACCGCCGACGCTGAAAGTAAGTTCGCCGACGACGCTGCTCATCCAAGCAGTGATTTTGCTGCTTTTGTACGCGGGCGTTGCGCTGATCTACTGGAACGGGCAGGCGCTGCTCCCCACTGATCGGCTGCCCGCGCACGATGCCAAGATCACGGACCTCCAACAGCAGATGGAGGCGGCTGCGGCGCGAGAGCGCGCTCGACTGAGCCCCGATGCCGAGGCAAAAGCTCGCGGCGAGGTCACACGGATTAATTCTGAAATCACGCAAGCCAGTGAGGCGCGGGCCGCCGATCTGGCCGAGTTGCGAGAACGCGAAGCGTCTTACGTCGCTTACGGCCACGCGGACGGATTCCGACTTCTTTGCATCTGCTTTGGCCTTTCACTAATGGCGGCGGCGATCGGTCTGCCGGTTCGGCTCACATTGGTGGCAGCGTACGGGTATTTATTTCACCAGGTTTATGACGATAGCGGCGTTATCTATGCGGTCTTATGTGCGGCCGCGGGCGAGGCGATCGGTGCGATGATGCAATACTGGTTCGTGCATTGGTTCCTCCGCGATATGGTCAAGCGGGTCAATCCGTCGCGGGTGAAAGCGATTGACACGATCTTCGGATCCGAGGCGGCCTTCGTCCTGTTTTCGTTGCGGCTGATTCCCGGCATGCCGTATCTGATTACGAATCTCGTGATCGGACTGAGTCCGATCCGCACGATCACATTTACGCTCGTCAGCGTGTTGGGACTGCTGCCGATCTATCTCATCTATGCCAGCGCGGGGGCCGATTTGACCTCACTGGAGACATTGCTGCTTAATGGTCCCGGTGAATCAGTCGAGAGCGTTGCTTTGTGGGGGAGTCTTGCCGTCGTGGGGATGGTGCCGTTGGTCATTCGATTGCTGACCAATAAAGAAATTCGTGGTGGATTCAGTCAATTAAAAGAACTGGCCGATGACTCGGGGGCTCCGACCATCGCCGATGCTCGGAAAGATATTTCCGAACTCGAAGACGATGCTCCCGGTTCGAGAAAGTCAGTTCGAGCCGGGGCATCAGGGCGACGGCGTCGTCGCTGA
- the arsS gene encoding arsenosugar biosynthesis radical SAM (seleno)protein ArsS (Some members of this family are selenoproteins.), whose translation MNLVQLHRPTQSLARRGHALADGQAQVRLLSEAEQHSTFEEHLEQHGLGPLTAGPVEILQVNVGKLCNMTCRHCHVDAGPDRREMMDRETADACLRVLKRGGVHTLDLTGGAPEMNPQFRHLVTSARELGVHVIDRCNLTILTTPKFRDMPEFLAENQVEVVASLPCYLEENTDKQRGDGTFKRSIEALLRLNELGYGWPGSPLSLTLVYNPVGPSLPPEQKSLEADYREELRSRFGVEFTRLFTITNMPISRFLEELVDQGRFDEYLMKLVRAFNPAAVDGLMCRNTLSVGWDGRLYDCDFNQMLGLEVDASIPNNIRDLDQPEVAEDRPAVAGRRVIVNRHCFGCMAGAGSGCQGAIDSGT comes from the coding sequence ATGAACTTGGTCCAACTCCATCGACCGACGCAGTCGCTGGCCCGACGGGGGCATGCACTTGCCGATGGGCAGGCGCAGGTGCGGTTGCTGTCTGAGGCGGAGCAGCATTCGACGTTCGAGGAACATCTCGAACAGCACGGCCTCGGGCCATTGACGGCGGGGCCGGTGGAGATTTTGCAGGTCAACGTCGGCAAGCTCTGCAACATGACCTGTCGGCATTGTCACGTCGACGCCGGGCCCGATCGGCGGGAGATGATGGATCGGGAGACGGCCGACGCGTGCCTGCGCGTCTTAAAGCGCGGTGGCGTGCATACGCTCGACCTGACGGGCGGGGCGCCCGAAATGAATCCGCAGTTTCGCCATTTGGTGACATCGGCCCGCGAGCTCGGGGTGCACGTGATCGATCGCTGCAATCTGACAATTCTCACCACGCCCAAGTTCCGCGACATGCCGGAGTTTCTGGCTGAGAATCAGGTCGAGGTCGTCGCGTCGCTGCCCTGCTATCTCGAAGAAAACACCGACAAGCAGCGCGGCGACGGGACCTTCAAACGGTCGATCGAGGCGCTGCTCCGGCTGAACGAACTCGGGTACGGCTGGCCCGGTTCACCACTGTCGCTCACGCTTGTCTACAATCCGGTTGGTCCTTCACTGCCGCCCGAGCAGAAATCGCTCGAAGCCGACTACCGCGAAGAGCTTAGGTCGCGCTTCGGTGTCGAATTCACCCGGCTGTTTACGATCACGAATATGCCCATCAGTCGGTTCTTGGAGGAACTCGTCGATCAGGGTCGCTTCGATGAATATTTGATGAAACTTGTGCGTGCATTTAACCCGGCGGCCGTCGACGGGCTGATGTGCCGCAATACATTGAGCGTTGGGTGGGACGGGCGGCTGTACGACTGCGATTTCAATCAGATGCTGGGTCTGGAAGTCGACGCCTCGATCCCGAACAATATCCGCGACCTCGATCAGCCGGAGGTTGCGGAGGACCGACCAGCGGTGGCGGGCCGACGGGTGATCGTGAACCGACATTGTTTCGGTTGCATGGCAGGTGCGGGTTCCGGCTGTCAGGGGGCGATCGACTCGGGGACATGA